Proteins co-encoded in one Enterobacter sp. R4-368 genomic window:
- a CDS encoding GNAT family protein codes for MNAFNVYQQPIGAALPGWQPRPFPERVVLKGDYCRLEPLQPGHAAALFQAHQRAGDNRSWTWLLREPEQDEAAFSAWVTSVCDLRDPLHFAVIDKPTGLPVGSLSLMRIDEKNGVVEVGSVHFSPLLSRTPASTEAQWLLMRYVFDTLGYRRYEWKCNSLNEPSRQAALRLGFQFEGRFRQALVSKGHNRDTDWFSIIDSEWPAVDSALQRWLAADNFTADGKQRYSLASLRA; via the coding sequence ATGAACGCATTCAACGTGTATCAACAGCCGATCGGTGCAGCGCTGCCGGGCTGGCAGCCGCGACCTTTCCCCGAGCGCGTAGTGCTGAAAGGCGATTATTGTCGTCTCGAACCCTTGCAACCAGGACACGCCGCCGCGCTGTTTCAGGCGCATCAACGTGCAGGCGACAACCGTAGCTGGACATGGTTGTTGCGCGAACCCGAGCAGGATGAAGCCGCATTTAGCGCGTGGGTCACCAGCGTATGCGACCTTCGCGATCCGCTTCATTTTGCCGTTATCGATAAGCCAACCGGTTTGCCGGTTGGCAGCTTATCGTTGATGCGCATTGATGAAAAAAACGGCGTGGTGGAAGTGGGCAGCGTGCATTTTTCGCCCCTGCTAAGCCGTACCCCGGCATCGACAGAAGCCCAATGGTTACTGATGCGCTACGTTTTTGACACGCTTGGCTATCGCCGCTATGAGTGGAAATGCAACAGTCTGAATGAACCTTCACGCCAGGCAGCGCTGCGCTTAGGTTTTCAGTTTGAAGGCCGCTTTCGTCAGGCACTGGTGAGTAAAGGCCATAACCGCGACACAGACTGGTTTTCAATTATTGATAGTGAATGGCCTGCCGTGGATAGCGCGCTGCAACGCTGGCTTGCCGCCGATAATTTCACGGCTGACGGCAAGCAGCGTTATTCCCTGGCATCGCTTCGCGCTTAG